Part of the Brassica napus cultivar Da-Ae unplaced genomic scaffold, Da-Ae ScsIHWf_738;HRSCAF=1070, whole genome shotgun sequence genome is shown below.
TCTATCACGATGTCAAAGATCCTCAGGCTGAGTTACTTGATCCAGCGGTGAAAGGAACAATCAATGTTCTAAGCACTTGCTTGAAGACTCCCTCTGTTAAGAGAGTCGTCCTAACCTCATCTATAGCATCTGTTGCTTTCAATGGTATGCCTCGAACACCCGAAACCATTGTTGATGAAACTTGGTTCGCCGATCCTGAATATTGCAGAGCTGCcaaggtaaaaaaaatagaaaataacttCTGTTAGCGTGATCTTCAAGTTatcattctgttttttttttttttctgattttctttttgtaaaagcTATGGTATGTACTATCCAAGACATTAGCTGAAAACGCAGCGTGGAAATTTGCCAAAGAGAACGATTTACAGTTGGTTTCGATAAATGCAGCAATGGTGATCGGTCCTCTTTTACAGCCAACGCTCAACACCAGTGCCGCCGCAGTTCTAAGCTTGATCAAAGGTAAAGAGAAAAGATACAGCATTGGTTTGATTTAATACATGTACTTAGACTCAACTTTGATTTGCATTTTCAGGAGCACAGACGTTTCCTAATGCGACATTCGGGTGGGTTAACGTTAAAGATGTAGCTAACGCTCACATTCAAGCGTTTGAGAATCCAACTGCTAATGGAAGATACTGTTTAGTGGAGAGAGTTGCTCATTACTCTGAAGTTGTTAACATTTTACATGATCTTTACCCTGATTTCCAACTCCCTGAGAAGTAAGTCTTTCTTTGAATGTCAGAAACAGAGCAACTCTGTTTTTCTTTATAGAAATGGTTAAGATCTTTAAAAAGAATCcatctaatatttttatatattgcagGTGTGCTGATGAAAAGATATATATTCCAACATACAAAGTGTCTAAAGAGAAAGCAGAGTCTCTTGGGGTTGAGTTTGTGCCATTGGAGGTTAGCATAAAGGAGACAGTAGAGAGTTTGCAAGACAAAGGGTTCATCAGATTCTGAGTTTCATCACCAAAGAAAAAACTCAAACCAGAAccagatttttattttcatttgtttgtggatttttttaaattcaaatgtGGAGTGTGTTGCCTATGATATTGTGGACACTTTTTTGCATCATTTGAGTCTGATATTTGCAGGATGTTTCCTTTTTGAAGTGTTACAATATGCTATAGCAAATAATCAAATTCATTACATTTATCTTGTGCATCTAATCTTAGCACAACTTCTTAGGGTCTACATCTAATTAACACTTTGGTTTAGGTAGCAGTTGCAATTTCTTAGACTCGTACACCACTCactaatttataaaattgttaaaGAAGTTAGAGTTGTGAtattgataacaatttatagaAATTGAATTTTGATTTAGAAAAGTAAATTTAATAATGTCTTGTAGTTGGATTGATTAAAGATATGAATTTGTAAAGGGTGATAACATTTCAGTCACTTCAAAAGCCAGAAGTTAATCTGGTGTATCATTGCAATAATAAGTGATGAGTCTatgatttgaccaaaaaaacaagTGATGAGTCTATGCAACCATTGATACTTTAGTCAAAAAAAGAAACCATTGATGATTGATACTTGCCTCGTAATCTTTTTGGCTCTCTACGCAAACAAGAGGGTTATAaagattttaatataaattttaattaatgtataatagtgTTAGTTTTGGGGTCAAAACTGAAATGTTATGAGGCAGACGTTATGCTTACTGATAAGTAACATTATGAAATCATAGAATTGTAAGATTTTGGAATATAGTGTACCGAACGAACCATaatacatgtttttattttgttttatggcaATACATAGGTGACTCCAAAACGCATAAAATGGCACTTTTGAATGCAAGTTTTATTCAACCAATAATAGGATGCTAGATGGTTAAAGCCAAAAAGATAATAGCAGTTCAGATTATCCAGTTGCTATCATCTTTCACCTCTGATTCTTCCGACCATGTTTGCTGCACATTTTCCCACACAAACCCTTCATTTTCCTGCAGGTTCCAATACATTTTTCAATACTCAAGAAACTGAATCTACTCTTATAGATTTGTATACTAGTGTACAGTTGCATGCCCTCTTAATCATCTCTTACCTTTGAGGTGAATTTGACGGTTGTTGTGCAGCATTTCCTTTCACTCCCTGAGATATTTATCCACAATACGAATATCAACAATTAAGGAAGAGAATGATTCATTTTCATGGGTCTTGTGTAGCGTATTAATGCTTTTAATTACCAGTTTGTTCCCATTTATCAAGCTTTACAATCCAAGTCCCATGAGTAGTTTCTGTTGCCAGAACCTGATCTGTCCAAACCCGGAACTTCTTGTCTTTTTTGTCCCCATGGTACTTCCCAAGCTCGTCAATAGTGTCTCTGAGTGATTTTTCAGCACCAGATGGATGGACAAAGACGCCAGCAGGATCCTAAAGGATAGCATCATAATTAGCCTCTTAGATACATTAAGATTTGCAGATAAAGAGAGAAACAAGGGTTATACTCTACTCACACATGAAGCTTTGAGACTTTTTGTGTATGCTTCACAATTCTCAATTTCACCTCGTCTCCATCTCTCATAGAACAAGAAAAACTCCACAACTGCATGACCCGGGTTCACATTATCCGACTTGCACTGCAAGAAGTCAGACACATCTCTCGGAGAAAGTTTGGGGCCGAGCTTAAAATGGCCTATCGCTTCTATAATCCCACCCGCACACCTCTCACTCGCATGGATTATGTTCGAATTGTCTTTCCCGTTTTCAGCATACCACTCCAACAACTCTTCTCGTGCATTGCTTACCTGTGAAAATAAGAGGAATAATTTTATAAAGGATGAAGAAAATAATGGGAAAACAAGCGATAAACGCAAGAAAAGTAAATGAGACATagatttaacgtggttcaccaGTTCGACTATGTCCATGGGAAACTAACGCTACGAGTCATATCAGATTCAGTGCAcatcaacaaataaaaaaatagagaatGGAAACTGGAAAAAACAGAGGTTCAGATGGTAAAAACTAACCATGACACCATAGACATTGGGAATAGTAAATAGTTCAGTATCGTTTCCGGAGTCACCACAAACAAGAGTATTAAGAGGAAGTTTCCCTTCAGTATTGAGCTTCTTCAGAAGATAAGCAAGAGCTTGTCCTTTTCCTCCACCTTTTGGCAAAACATCTAGAGCTATTCCTCCACTGAAGATTATTTTGATCTCCAACTGATAACAATACCAAGAAAACCATAATCATGTATGATCTTATGGATGCAAAATGCAGAAAAGATATGAACAAACGAAGAGATTTAATATGATTCACCAAATTGGTTACGTCCACCATAAAGAGAGATTTTCTTACCGGAGGCTCGAGATATTTTTTAGATACATTGTTAAAGAACACAagatatatataagaatattcCGGTCCAGAAACACTAACACTAACATACTAGCGGGTCTAGGGTCAAAAAGAATGACTAAACTAAATATCGTTGACCTTATAGGAAAGATCACCAGCAAATTACTGTAAGAGAGATTCCTCCTATATTCGAAGTATAGTAgcaatataaataacaaataagcAAACAAGATTAATCAATCTTATTACCCCGCGTTTCTCCAACCGTTGATATAGCTCCTTGGTTACTTCCTTGACTTTACTTTTGTCAACGTGAAAGCTAAGCTTGTGAGGCATCTGCTCAGTTTCTGCCTGCAAGGATTTATCAGAATATTGTTATACAAAATCATTGCTAGGTAGAGACTTTTATTTGTGTGTTGAAGAAGAAAGTAAGTAACCTGAAGAGTTAACTCAGGGAACTTGCTGGTTTCTTCTTCGACAATTCCTCGGTTCCATTTATTGTTCATGATCTCAACCCAGTTCTCATCCGGAACCATTGATTTACCATATGATATCTCAGTTCCTACGGATGTAACGATTACATCAGGAGTTAACAATGGTCTCTCTTTCCTCAGTTTCTTGTACATTGTTTTTGCTCTTCCCGTTGAGAAAACAAGAAGAGAGTCATGGCGATAAGCTTCCTCCCACAATGAGTTGAACCTCAACAAAGAGTGATTATCATTATCATTTCGATGTTCAACCtggaaaacacacacacacaagaagATGGAAGGAAACGTGTACACGTAAAATCAAAATCGTTGCTCTTGAAAGAAGAATCTTAGGTATAAAATACCATTGTATCATCAAGATCTGAGACTATCATGAGACGAGGAGGAGATGTCAACCGCTCCATGAGTTACAAACAAAACGTCCTGATCAAGATTGAGATTAGATTCCTAAGTGATCATCTAGCTAAATGTTCCGACAAAGATTTGAGATCAGAGACAAACCTGAGGGATGTAATAGTATGACTTTGGttgtgagagagaagagagcaagCGCAGAGCGGGGAAGAACAAGTCAACCTTTTCCTaaacttttattaaaatttttattttgcttttctttcttccaagaaatattattttgttttcgctCTTTTCCACAAAATATTATTTCGTTGAGAAATTCTTAGGTTCACCTAACCAATGATATCTTGTCACTCATGTTCAgtctttagaaaataaaaagccAAAAACTTAGAAAGATATTTatctacagaaaaaaaaaaaagaaaaagataaacattaaaGTTAATAAGGCCGTCGGACTCAATGCGTCTTCCTCTTCATTGGTACATAAAAGAAAAGAGTCTGTGTTTGTGACTTTCAAGTCTCAAATTCTTTGCTTTCTAATTCACCTTGGACCatccaacaaaaacaaaaaacttgacAGCCACAACACAATTCTCTTCCTCGGGAGAAGATGAGGACACTGCTACTTTGGTGACCATCTGAGTTTGGCAGTGAGGAAGAGCCACAAGAGGAGGCAGAGATATACGTTTGGCAGAGATATACGTCTGGCAGAGACATACGTCTGGCAGAGACATACGTCTTGGATCCACTTTATCTTCCTTCTCTTGTGCCTCACGAAATCAAGAACTGTAGGTAACTATGCTGTCTAAGAAAAATAAAGCTTAACAGTGTAAACACTTGCAACTGCCAGGGCCGGCTTAGGGCATGGGGCAAGGGGGCGTGGGCCCCAGGGCCCAAAcagtttttaacaaaaatagtaTGAAAGAGGggtccaattttttaaaaaataattaaggaTAGGGgcccaaaatttttaaattattcatatatacatgtaaaaaattttttttgcccAAGGGCCCACTATTATCTTGAGCCGGCCCTGGCAACTGCTAAACTAGATTCTTACCCTTGAGAACTTATTTTTCTGTATCTAATTTGCTAACAGTGTTCCAAAAGAAGTTAAGAGATCTTCCAGGGAGCTCGGTGTCGCAACAAGCAGTATGCCTCCTTGTCTGTGTGTAAACCTCTAATATTTGcattatattcattatttttttctggtCTTGACTTCTCTTTTGCTGGCTTCCAAAAAACTCTAGAGTTCATTGCCACCATGGTTGATACCTTATATGTCTTAATGCTGCTCCGTAGTGATTGATTATAAATCTGGAACAAAAAATGTGAGTGCAAAGGGCTCAATGTTTCTCCATCTCAGACTCAGGATTCAGTTTAGACTGTTATGTTTCTTCATCTCCAGACTCAGGATTCAGTTTAGACTGTCATGTTTCTTCATCTCAAGGTCTAAACAAATGGTTTGCCATAAACTGAAGACTAAAAATATGTTGCATTGATCACTCAAAACTCTACAAGATGAGGTACGTAGTAACCGAAGTAAATGAAATATTTGTGCTGGGTATTGGGGTAAAcaatctttataaaaaaaattaagtagaAATACTCTAAACATGCTTGTCCAAAACATCTTTTGTGCAGTCTCTGCCAGAAAACGGGTATGAAGTGGAGAAACTCCATTCCAATACAAAGTTCATCAAAGttcatctttcttctcattGTTTGCTTCTAAAGCATCAGCATCTTCTGTTTTAAGTTGAACCTCTTGGTGGCTATTTCGTATTCTTCCTCAAACTCACTTAGTGAAATGTCGTCTTCACTGACTGAAACATCGTCCTCTTCTTCGCTGGATGCctgttttagtttaaaaaaaaagagtcaggTTCTCAATAATAACAGATTATTCCTTTGCATGTCAATGCAGCTAAACTAAAAAACAGTTAGTATTATGTCCTCAACACCTCGTCTTGTTGAAGTCACTaggtatataattatattataagtgTTCATATAAACAAcgtgacaaaagaaaaaaagttaattcATCATAGCAGTCACTGTCCAGCATTCTAACATCGCATGTTCACCGCATAATCTTTGCTTTGACCTAATTCATCAACATGACAAAATTAATTTGACTATATCCCATCTTGTTGAATTCACTAGAGCCTGTCTCTAAAGTAGTGGCTCTCTAGTGTAGATAAcaattttttcttgaataacacagaagccaaaacaaaacaaaaactcttaaaatagatggattttgagaaacaCAAAACTTAGTATGAGCAACCAGGGAGGAAACAAGCCAGAACATCAAACTGAAAACTTACCTTTTCcttgtctttcttcttctcaagGTTAGCCATATAGTGCTTAAGAAATCCTAAAAGCTAAAACTCAATTTTTCTTCGTATCtttttgatgaagaagaagtcggCGGCGTTaggtttatttttttctttttttttctgtagataaatatatttctaattttttaaccttttattttctaaatactGAAGATGAGTTGGCAAGATATCATTGGTCAGATAAACCTAagaatttttctattttgtatCTCTTCTCTATTCCACGTTGTTACCTACTTATTTACTTGATAAAATActagttaatttaaaaaaaaaaaatcatttggcTATTGTCAGAGGCGAGTCTCAGCCCATTCCAGACCCTATCCAAGAATCCAGTCTAATGTCTCTAAGGCACAAGAGAAGATATTAGGCCTATGAAGATTATCATGGCTTATACCGAGCTAGGAAGATGATCCATGCCGAGCTGTCG
Proteins encoded:
- the LOC125605302 gene encoding phenylacetaldehyde reductase-like; this encodes MSSEEEKTVCVTGASGYIASWIVKLLLLRGYTVKASVRDPNDPRKTEHLLALEGAKERLQLFKANLLEEGSFDSAIDGCQGVFHTASPFYHDVKDPQAELLDPAVKGTINVLSTCLKTPSVKRVVLTSSIASVAFNGMPRTPETIVDETWFADPEYCRAAKLWYVLSKTLAENAAWKFAKENDLQLVSINAAMVIGPLLQPTLNTSAAAVLSLIKGAQTFPNATFGWVNVKDVANAHIQAFENPTANGRYCLVERVAHYSEVVNILHDLYPDFQLPEKCADEKIYIPTYKVSKEKAESLGVEFVPLEVSIKETVESLQDKGFIRF
- the LOC125605301 gene encoding probable sucrose-phosphatase 1, giving the protein MERLTSPPRLMIVSDLDDTMVEHRNDNDNHSLLRFNSLWEEAYRHDSLLVFSTGRAKTMYKKLRKERPLLTPDVIVTSVGTEISYGKSMVPDENWVEIMNNKWNRGIVEEETSKFPELTLQAETEQMPHKLSFHVDKSKVKEVTKELYQRLEKRGLEIKIIFSGGIALDVLPKGGGKGQALAYLLKKLNTEGKLPLNTLVCGDSGNDTELFTIPNVYGVMVSNAREELLEWYAENGKDNSNIIHASERCAGGIIEAIGHFKLGPKLSPRDVSDFLQCKSDNVNPGHAVVEFFLFYERWRRGEIENCEAYTKSLKASCDPAGVFVHPSGAEKSLRDTIDELGKYHGDKKDKKFRVWTDQVLATETTHGTWIVKLDKWEQTGSERKCCTTTVKFTSKENEGFVWENVQQTWSEESEVKDDSNWII